The Austwickia sp. genome includes a region encoding these proteins:
- the aqpZ gene encoding aquaporin Z: MQTPALPHRLAAEALGTFWLVFGGCGSAIFAAHVLSKDPSPVNMGIGFAGVALAFGLTVLTAAYALGHISGGHFNPAVTIGCAVAKRFPMKDVPAYIITQVIAGLVAGGALYAIASGRPGFKASEGFAANGYDAGSPNGYGLVACFLVEVICTAFFLFIILGSTDGRAPKGFAPIAIGLGLTLIHLISIPVTNTSVNPARSTAVAFFQGGDAVAQQWLFWVAPIIGAAIAGAAYAALTGERKTVDIEGEARVHA; this comes from the coding sequence ATGCAGACTCCTGCACTGCCCCACCGGTTGGCCGCTGAGGCCCTCGGTACCTTCTGGCTCGTCTTCGGCGGCTGCGGCTCGGCGATCTTCGCCGCGCACGTGCTGTCCAAGGACCCGAGCCCCGTCAACATGGGCATCGGCTTCGCCGGTGTCGCGCTCGCGTTCGGTCTGACCGTGCTGACCGCCGCGTACGCCCTCGGCCACATCTCTGGCGGACACTTCAACCCCGCCGTGACCATCGGCTGCGCGGTCGCCAAGCGCTTCCCCATGAAGGACGTCCCGGCGTACATCATCACCCAGGTGATCGCCGGTCTCGTCGCCGGTGGCGCGCTCTATGCCATCGCCTCCGGCCGCCCCGGCTTCAAGGCGTCCGAGGGCTTCGCCGCCAACGGTTACGACGCCGGATCCCCGAACGGGTACGGGCTGGTGGCCTGCTTCCTCGTCGAGGTCATCTGCACCGCGTTCTTCCTGTTCATCATCCTCGGCTCGACCGACGGGCGGGCCCCGAAGGGCTTCGCCCCCATCGCGATCGGCCTCGGCCTGACGCTGATCCACCTCATCTCCATCCCGGTGACCAACACCTCCGTCAACCCGGCCCGCAGTACCGCCGTCGCCTTCTTCCAGGGCGGCGACGCCGTGGCCCAGCAGTGGCTCTTCTGGGTCGCGCCGATCATCGGCGCGGCGATCGCCGGCGCGGCGTACGCCGCCCTGACCGGCGAGCGCAAGACCGTCGACATCGAGGGCGAGGCGCGCGTTCACGCCTGA